A DNA window from Doryrhamphus excisus isolate RoL2022-K1 chromosome 2, RoL_Dexc_1.0, whole genome shotgun sequence contains the following coding sequences:
- the LOC131114954 gene encoding glycolipid transfer protein-like, protein MSLLLDNRFGQLPPDNSVNTKLFLESVSHLPSFFDCLGSKVFSVIKSDINGNITKIKEVYVKDPERYVTLQHILEAERQDLAAEWPKVGATLALMWLKRGLRFIQILLQSLVDGERDHNNPNLIRVNITKAYEQALKKYHGWFVQKIFNTALYAAPYRSNFLKALSKGEEVKEEDCLENVRQFLINFTATVNAIYDMYMRLDAELDYTV, encoded by the exons ATGTCTCTTCTTCTGGACAACCGCTTTGGACAGCTTCCTCCTGACAACTCCGTCAACACCAAACTCTTCTTGGAGTCTGTCTCCCATCTGCCGTCTTTCTTCG ACTGCTTGGGATCCAAAGTATTCTCAGTGATCAAGTCAGACATTAATGGCAATATTACG AAAATCAAAGAAGTCTATGTGAAGGATCCAGAGAGGTACGTCACGCTGCAACACATCCTGGAGGCTGAGCGACAAGACTTGGCTGCTGAGTGGCCCAAAGTGGGAGCGACGCTCGCTCTCATGTGGCTCAAGAG GGGTCTCCGTTTCATACAAATCCTGTTGCAGAGTTTGGTGGATGGAGAGCGAGACCACAACAACCCCAACCTCATTCGGGTCAACATCACCAAAGCCTATGAACAAGCGCTGAAGAAATACCACGGCTGGTTTGTACAGAAGATTTTCAAT ACAGCACTATATGCGGCGCCCTACAGATCCAACTTCCTCAAGGCTCTGTCAAAAGGAGAGGAAGTGAAAGAGGAGGACTGTTTAGAGAATGTGCGTCAGTTCTTGATCAACTTCACTGCCACCGTGAACGCCATCTACGACATGTACATGCGCCTCGACGCAGAGCTGGACTACACGGTTTGA
- the LOC131109541 gene encoding protein FAM222A: protein MLACIQRRQNLSSSSQHLTCTPKRLDALTPPLLLPVRQQQSCTHKDEPPSVASRYPSPAELDAFAKKIANNPLSIKIFQSDIRVPQHKQLSKMVNGLDTTGQCYSPYTQPYYQGLLAIGKAAAVAPTAVKGVVKNSEGKRTKHTNSQTCMAPYKTQNNGYSVRHKAYHVSSCKPADVPGETLCSNTADPTLLPRSELAEVQSLMRQMRRVPRGPGVAPTQCGVDGAATAVAAVAHSDYVAGVPLPQSSMAFSGAVVPTQSAAHAGDYTAWQRRHQIAGQQTYQTRMYGIGAVGQSPESCLPYGLQPPNAGQERLAAMQGHFSVRHFFTPLWDSVAATPNSDCYTPQVLATGTMAPQHPRLHPNHYQTHFRPTPLVAHPQVYNADHNVCCGPPGASTCHAAALSRSLQSLECLISEIHPPCIKESMLGHGYEAAGATQHQHHHHQPHLHAHIQLPVYR from the exons ATGCTGGCCTGCATTCAAAGACGGCAGAACTTGTCCTCGTCATCACAGCATCTGACCTGCACGCCAAAAAGACTTGATGCCCTGACGCCGCCATTGCTGCTACCGGTACGGCAGCAGCAGTCATGCACACATAAAG aCGAGCCACCCTCGGTGGCCTCCCGGTACCCGTCTCCCGCCGAGCTGGACGCCTTCGCCAAGAAGATCGCCAACAACCCGCTATCCATTAAGATCTTTCAGTCGGACATCCGAGTTCCGCAACACAAACAGCTGAGCAAGATGGTGAACGGCCTGGACACAACGGGCCAGTGCTACAGTCCCTACACACAGCCCTACTACCAAGGCTTGTTGGCCATCGGTAAGGCGGCAGCGGTGGCGCCGACAGCGGTCAAAGGTGTAGTGAAGAACTCTGAGGGCAAAAGGACTAAACACACAAATAGCCAAACTTGCATGGCGCCGTATAAAACTCAGAATAATGGCTACTCCGTCAGGCACAAGGCGTATCACGTAAGCTCGTGTAAGCCCGCTGATGTTCCAGGGGAGACGCTTTGTTCCAACACCGCCGATCCCACCCTGCTCCCTCGCTCAGAGCTGGCAGAGGTTCAGAGCCTGATGAGACAGATGAGGAGGGTCCCCCGAGGTCCCGGGGTGGCGCCGACGCAGTGTGGCGTCGATGGGGCGGCCACAGCAGTGGCGGCGGTAGCCCACTCGGACTACGTCGCCGGTGTCCCACTGCCGCAGAGCAGTATGGCGTTCAGCGGGGCGGTGGTGCCCACGCAGAGCGCCGCCCACGCCGGGGACTACACGGCGTGGCAGCGCCGGCATCAGATTGCGGGGCAGCAGACATATCAGACAAGGATGTACGGCATCGGTGCGGTTGGACAATCACCCGAAAGCTGCCTCCCGTACGGGTTGCAACCTCCAAACGCGGGTCAGGAGCGACTCGCCGCCATGCAGGGTCACTTCTCTGTGCGACACTTTTTCACCCCGCTCTGGGACAGTGTCGCCGCCACGCCTAACAGCGACTGCTACACTCCTCAGGTGCTAGCGACGGGTACGATGGCGCCCCAGCATCCCCGCCTCCACCCCAACCACTACCAGACGCATTTCCGGCCTACACCACTTGTCGCTCATCCTCAGGTCTACAACGCAGACCACAACGTCTGCTGCGGGCCGCCGGGTGCAAGTACGTGCCACGCTGCGGCGCTCAGCAGAAGTCTGCAGTCTCTGGAGTGCCTCATCAGTGAGATCCACCCGCCCTGCATCAAAGAGAGCATGCTGGGCCACGGCTATGAGGCTGCCGGTGCCACGcagcaccagcaccaccaccaccagcctcATCTTCACGCCCACATTCAGCTCCCCGTCTACAGATGA